From one Agrobacterium fabrum str. C58 genomic stretch:
- the cysP gene encoding thiosulfate ABC transporter substrate-binding protein CysP produces MKRLLIIGTAIAALFAGAAQAQSPTTILNASYDVAREVFAAENEAFIKLHPGITVDQSHAGTSKQARAIVEGLEADVVTFNQVTDVDFLVKQKFVSADWKKDFPNDASPFYSFPSFLVRAGNPKGIKDWDDLARDDVKVVFPNPKTSGNARYTYLAATAYAKEKFNGDEKKVQEFVKKIFDNTPVFDTGGRAATTTFVEREIGDVLITFEAETRGIAKQYGAEKVEGVVPSVSLLAEFPVAVVDKVVDKRGSRELAKSYLDFLYTEEGQRIAAEFGHRVHDEKVVGEFKDKFPAIRLVNVNDAFGGWEKIQKEHFASGATLDTLYGSR; encoded by the coding sequence ATGAAACGTCTTCTCATTATCGGTACTGCCATTGCCGCTCTTTTTGCAGGTGCGGCGCAGGCGCAGTCTCCGACCACCATTCTCAACGCGTCCTATGATGTCGCCCGTGAAGTTTTTGCGGCCGAGAACGAGGCGTTCATCAAGCTGCATCCGGGCATCACGGTCGATCAGTCGCATGCCGGCACTTCCAAGCAGGCGCGCGCCATCGTTGAGGGGCTGGAAGCCGATGTCGTCACCTTTAACCAGGTGACGGATGTCGATTTTCTGGTGAAGCAGAAGTTCGTGTCCGCCGACTGGAAAAAGGATTTCCCGAACGACGCCTCGCCGTTCTATTCCTTCCCGTCCTTCCTCGTGCGCGCCGGCAACCCCAAGGGTATCAAGGACTGGGACGATCTTGCCCGCGACGATGTGAAGGTGGTTTTCCCCAATCCGAAGACCTCGGGTAACGCCCGTTACACTTATCTCGCCGCCACGGCTTACGCCAAGGAGAAGTTCAACGGCGACGAGAAGAAGGTTCAGGAATTCGTCAAGAAAATCTTCGACAACACGCCAGTGTTCGATACCGGAGGCCGCGCAGCCACCACCACTTTCGTGGAGCGTGAAATCGGCGACGTGCTGATCACCTTCGAAGCCGAAACCCGCGGCATTGCCAAGCAATATGGCGCCGAGAAGGTGGAAGGCGTTGTGCCCTCGGTCAGCCTGCTCGCCGAATTCCCTGTCGCCGTGGTGGACAAGGTGGTCGACAAGCGCGGATCGCGTGAGCTGGCGAAGAGCTATCTCGACTTCCTCTATACCGAGGAAGGCCAGCGCATCGCCGCAGAATTCGGTCACCGCGTTCATGATGAAAAGGTCGTCGGCGAGTTCAAGGACAAGTTCCCGGCCATTCGCCTCGTCAACGTCAATGATGCCTTCGGCGGCTGGGAGAAAATCCAGAAAGAGCATTTTGCATCAGGCGCGACGCTTGATACGCTTTACGGCAGCCGTTAA
- a CDS encoding enoyl-CoA hydratase/isomerase family protein encodes MAAEEAVLELAREVETEVVVETKGAGGIIGLNRPKAINSLTLPMVRALFQALQRFEDDPAISCVVLRGEGERGLCAGGDVRIIHDLGKAGDPQVLDFWQEEFPLNYRIARFGKPYVALMDGIVMGGGVGISAHGSHRIVTERTRLAMPETGIGYFPDVGGSWLLPRAPGECGTWLGLTGNAVTAADAIYAGFADYCVPSGRLDALVQALSKATDIEGVDAAIASYATDGGEGLLAANRDIIDATFRFDTVEEIFAALSARDDAFSRETLEILRKRSPTSLKLTLKLLRLGRESASLIECLEREFAAGTEILRQHDFYEGVRAALVDKDRNPRWRPARLEEVSEEDLAPYFAAHSGNLFPEHRL; translated from the coding sequence ATGGCGGCGGAGGAGGCGGTCTTGGAACTGGCAAGGGAAGTGGAAACTGAGGTCGTCGTCGAGACAAAAGGAGCGGGCGGCATCATCGGCCTCAATCGCCCGAAGGCCATCAACAGCCTGACGCTGCCGATGGTGCGCGCCCTGTTTCAGGCACTTCAGCGCTTCGAGGACGATCCCGCCATTTCCTGCGTGGTGTTGAGAGGAGAGGGCGAAAGAGGGCTCTGCGCTGGCGGTGATGTCCGTATCATCCATGATCTCGGCAAGGCAGGCGACCCGCAAGTGCTGGATTTCTGGCAGGAGGAGTTTCCGCTCAACTATCGCATCGCCCGTTTCGGCAAACCCTATGTGGCCTTGATGGACGGCATCGTCATGGGCGGCGGTGTCGGTATTTCCGCCCATGGCAGCCACCGCATCGTCACGGAGCGCACGCGGCTCGCCATGCCTGAAACGGGCATCGGTTATTTCCCCGATGTCGGCGGGTCCTGGCTTTTACCGAGGGCACCCGGCGAATGCGGCACCTGGCTGGGGTTGACGGGCAACGCCGTCACCGCTGCAGATGCGATTTATGCCGGTTTTGCCGACTATTGCGTGCCATCAGGACGTCTCGACGCACTGGTGCAGGCTCTGTCGAAAGCTACCGATATCGAAGGTGTCGATGCGGCGATAGCGTCCTACGCCACTGACGGGGGCGAAGGCCTGCTGGCCGCAAATCGGGATATCATTGACGCGACATTCCGTTTCGACACGGTCGAGGAAATCTTCGCCGCACTTTCGGCGCGTGACGATGCTTTTTCACGCGAGACCCTCGAGATACTGCGTAAACGCTCTCCCACCAGTCTGAAACTGACCCTGAAGTTACTGCGCCTCGGCCGGGAAAGCGCGAGCCTGATCGAATGCCTGGAGCGCGAATTCGCCGCAGGCACGGAGATATTGCGGCAGCACGATTTTTACGAGGGCGTGCGTGCGGCCCTGGTCGATAAGGATCGCAATCCCCGCTGGCGGCCTGCACGGCTGGAAGAGGTGAGTGAAGAAGACCTTGCACCTTATTTTGCCGCGCATTCCGGCAATCTGTTTCCCGAGCATCGTCTTTAG
- a CDS encoding DUF2934 domain-containing protein, which yields MQVSENEWISKRAYTLWEKEGHPHGRDAQHWEQARHEFSLLKTSEATKPATRKKAAPTAIVDVAALDAEAPAKPKSRARKATATK from the coding sequence ATGCAGGTTTCGGAAAACGAATGGATCAGTAAACGGGCATATACACTCTGGGAAAAGGAAGGCCATCCCCATGGCCGCGATGCGCAGCATTGGGAACAGGCCAGGCATGAATTTTCGCTGCTGAAGACATCGGAAGCGACAAAACCGGCAACGCGCAAAAAAGCCGCTCCCACGGCGATTGTTGACGTTGCCGCACTGGACGCGGAAGCACCGGCAAAACCCAAGAGCCGTGCCCGCAAGGCTACTGCCACGAAATAA